Proteins encoded by one window of Acidobacteriota bacterium:
- a CDS encoding helix-turn-helix domain-containing protein: MSARDDRADDAGGTEPLPEVLFLDDVAKLLRCSPSTIKRRLRAQVFPVAPLPGIDKRPRWSKAALLEWIAVGGSGGAVRGRGRRTA; this comes from the coding sequence ATGAGTGCCCGGGACGACCGTGCCGACGACGCCGGTGGGACCGAGCCCCTGCCGGAGGTGCTGTTCCTCGACGACGTGGCGAAGCTGCTGCGCTGCTCGCCCTCGACCATCAAGCGCCGGCTGCGCGCGCAGGTGTTCCCGGTCGCGCCGCTGCCGGGGATCGACAAGCGGCCCCGGTGGAGCAAGGCAGCGCTGCTGGAGTGGATCGCGGTCGGCGGATCGGGCGGTGCCGTGCGGGGTCGCGGGAGGCGGACGGCATGA